Proteins encoded within one genomic window of Mycobacteriales bacterium:
- a CDS encoding carbohydrate ABC transporter permease, with amino-acid sequence MLAHIGLILGLIIMLYPLLWLLSASLRPANEIFTAKGLWPGTFRWSNYTDGWYIFSDVTFGTFFANSFLIAIGAIVGNLLSCSMAAYAFARLQFRFKGVLFALMLGTIMLPYHVLVVPQYIAFLHLGWINTFYPLIVPKFLATDSFFIFLMVQFIRGIPREMDEASEIDGAGFFQIYRRIMLPLMLPALATTAIFTFIFTWNDFFTPLLYLTGTEHWTVPLGLRSFLDIEAKSSYGPMFAMSVASLGPIFGFFLASQRLLVRGIATTGLK; translated from the coding sequence ATGCTTGCCCACATCGGCCTGATACTCGGCTTGATCATCATGCTCTACCCGTTGCTGTGGCTCCTCAGTGCATCTCTGCGTCCGGCCAACGAGATCTTCACGGCAAAGGGGCTGTGGCCCGGGACCTTCCGTTGGTCGAACTACACCGACGGGTGGTACATCTTCTCCGATGTTACCTTCGGAACATTCTTCGCCAACTCGTTCCTGATCGCGATCGGCGCCATCGTTGGAAATCTTCTCTCGTGCTCAATGGCCGCATACGCGTTTGCGCGTCTGCAGTTCAGGTTCAAGGGGGTGCTGTTTGCGCTCATGCTCGGCACGATCATGCTGCCTTACCACGTGCTCGTCGTGCCGCAATACATTGCGTTCCTTCACCTCGGGTGGATCAACACCTTCTATCCGCTGATCGTCCCCAAGTTCCTCGCCACCGACTCGTTCTTCATCTTCTTGATGGTGCAGTTCATCCGCGGGATCCCGCGTGAGATGGATGAGGCCTCGGAGATCGACGGTGCGGGCTTCTTTCAGATTTATCGCAGAATCATGCTTCCCCTGATGCTGCCGGCGCTCGCGACCACTGCGATATTCACCTTCATCTTCACCTGGAATGACTTCTTCACCCCGTTGCTCTACCTGACCGGGACCGAACACTGGACAGTTCCCCTCGGCCTCCGTTCGTTCCTGGATATCGAGGCGAAGTCGTCCTACGGACCGATGTTTGCGATGTCGGTCGCGTCGCTCGGACCGATCTTCGGCTTCTTCCTGGCGTCGCAGCGGCTACTGGTTCGCGGAATCGCGACGACCGGCCTCAAATGA
- a CDS encoding aldo/keto reductase — protein sequence MDASEAGRLDIGTTVLGAMTFGSQVDQHRAEEMIALARDAGVRMFDTSNNYNGGLSEEILGRAVAKFRDEVLISTKVGSSVDQGNDSMVGLSRRSIEGSVEASLRRLGTDYIDVYFFHRPDRATSIDESLEAIDGLVASGKVRYVGQSNFAAWQVAELRHIAGSRGWPKVEICQVMYNLLARRVEHEYVEFSDHYGLTNIAYNPLAGGLLTGKHRRDDRPRSGTRFDKEMYRARYWNAAQFDAVDELSRIADGMSVDLVELALRWLRDQRLTDAILIGASSPEQLRSNLAALQGPKLSDAVIEECDKVWARLDGAAPDYNR from the coding sequence ATGGACGCATCCGAAGCCGGACGGCTCGACATCGGCACCACCGTGCTCGGTGCGATGACTTTCGGTAGCCAGGTGGATCAGCACCGGGCTGAAGAGATGATCGCTCTTGCGCGGGATGCCGGCGTACGGATGTTCGACACCTCCAACAACTACAACGGCGGTCTGTCCGAGGAGATCCTCGGGCGAGCGGTGGCGAAGTTCCGCGACGAGGTGCTGATTTCGACGAAGGTGGGCAGCAGCGTCGATCAAGGGAACGACTCGATGGTCGGGCTGTCCCGCCGCTCGATCGAGGGGTCGGTCGAGGCCAGCCTCCGGCGGCTCGGCACGGACTACATCGACGTGTACTTCTTCCATCGTCCCGACCGAGCGACTTCGATCGACGAGAGCCTCGAGGCGATCGACGGACTGGTCGCCTCTGGAAAGGTCCGGTACGTCGGACAGTCCAACTTCGCCGCCTGGCAGGTCGCGGAGCTGCGCCATATTGCAGGGAGCAGGGGCTGGCCGAAGGTCGAGATCTGCCAGGTCATGTACAACCTGCTGGCCCGACGCGTGGAGCATGAGTACGTCGAGTTCTCGGACCACTACGGCCTGACCAACATCGCCTACAACCCCCTGGCGGGTGGGTTGCTGACGGGCAAGCACCGGCGGGACGACCGTCCGCGGAGTGGCACCCGCTTCGACAAGGAGATGTATCGCGCGAGATATTGGAACGCCGCACAGTTCGACGCCGTCGATGAGTTGTCGCGGATCGCGGACGGGATGAGTGTGGATCTGGTCGAGCTTGCACTTCGTTGGCTGAGGGATCAGCGATTGACCGATGCCATCCTGATCGGGGCATCGTCGCCGGAGCAGTTGCGGTCGAACCTGGCGGCACTGCAGGGCCCGAAGTTGAGTGATGCGGTCATCGAAGAGTGCGACAAAGTCTGGGCCCGCTTGGATGGTGCCGCACCGGACTACAACCGCTGA
- a CDS encoding sugar ABC transporter permease, whose protein sequence is MLKTQERADPPARQLDHRRRRSLRAKKEQRAAYLFLLPWFVGLAVITLGPMIASLYLSFTDFNVTQAPRWIGIQNYVQMFTTDPRYWKSVEVTLTYVLVSVPLHLIFALGFALLLNQGLRGLAFYRSLYYLPSLMGTSVAIAILWRQVFGASGLLNDFLGIFGIHGHSWIGDTGSAIYTLIALNIWTFGSAMVIFLAGLRQIPADLYEAALVDGAVWRQRFFHITIPLLTPIILFNGILNIISAFQAFTSSYVVSNGTGGPADSTLFYTLYLYQQGFTQFHMGYASAMAWVLLVVVGVCTGLIFATSSRWVFYYGNK, encoded by the coding sequence GTGCTGAAGACCCAAGAACGCGCGGATCCGCCAGCTCGGCAGCTCGATCACCGTCGACGCCGCAGCCTTCGGGCCAAGAAGGAGCAGCGCGCAGCGTATCTGTTCCTTCTCCCGTGGTTCGTCGGCCTCGCGGTGATCACCCTCGGCCCGATGATTGCCTCTTTGTACCTCTCGTTCACCGATTTCAACGTGACGCAGGCGCCCCGCTGGATCGGTATCCAGAACTACGTCCAGATGTTCACGACGGACCCGCGGTATTGGAAGTCCGTCGAGGTGACGCTGACCTACGTGCTGGTCTCCGTGCCGTTGCACCTGATCTTCGCCCTCGGATTCGCGCTGCTGCTCAACCAGGGCTTACGGGGGCTGGCGTTCTACCGGTCGCTGTACTACCTGCCATCCCTGATGGGCACCAGCGTCGCCATCGCGATCCTGTGGCGGCAGGTATTCGGCGCGAGCGGGCTGCTCAACGACTTCCTCGGCATCTTCGGAATCCACGGTCACAGCTGGATAGGCGACACCGGAAGCGCCATCTACACCCTGATCGCCCTGAACATCTGGACGTTCGGGTCGGCGATGGTCATCTTCCTCGCCGGGCTACGCCAGATCCCCGCCGACCTCTACGAGGCTGCGCTCGTCGACGGCGCAGTGTGGCGACAGCGCTTCTTCCACATCACCATCCCACTCCTGACACCGATCATCCTGTTCAACGGCATCTTGAACATCATTTCGGCATTCCAGGCGTTCACGTCGTCGTACGTGGTCAGCAACGGCACCGGCGGCCCGGCTGACTCGACGCTGTTCTACACCCTCTACCTCTATCAACAGGGGTTCACCCAGTTCCACATGGGCTACGCCTCGGCCATGGCATGGGTGCTGCTCGTCGTCGTCGGCGTATGCACGGGACTGATCTTCGCCACGTCCAGTCGCTGGGTCTTCTACTACGGGAACAAGTGA